In Dama dama isolate Ldn47 chromosome X, ASM3311817v1, whole genome shotgun sequence, one genomic interval encodes:
- the LOC133051723 gene encoding LOW QUALITY PROTEIN: N-alpha-acetyltransferase 10-like (The sequence of the model RefSeq protein was modified relative to this genomic sequence to represent the inferred CDS: inserted 1 base in 1 codon; substituted 1 base at 1 genomic stop codon): MNIHNARPEDLMNMQHCNLLCLPENYQMKYYFYHGLSWPQLSYIAEDENGKIVGYVPAKMEEDPDDVPHGHITSLAVKRSHRHLGLAQKXMDQASXAMIENFNAKYVSLHVRKSNRAALHLYSNTLNFQISEVEPKYYADGEDAYAMKRDLTQMAGELRRHLELKEKGRHVVLGSIENKVEGKGSSLPSSGEACWEEKGLVAEDSGGDSKDLSEVSETTESTDVKDSSEASDSAS, translated from the exons ATGAACATCCACAATGCGAGGCCAGAGGACCTGATGAACATGCAACACTGCAACCTCCTGTGCCTGCCTGAGAACTACCAGATGAAATACTATTTCTACCATGGCCTCTCCTGGCCCCAGCTCTCGTACATCGCCGAGGACGAGAATGGGAAGATCGTGGGGTACGTCCCGGCCAAAATGGAAGAAGACCCAGACGATGTGCCCCATGGACATATCACCTCGCTGGCTGTGAAGCGTTCCCACCGGCATCTTGGTCTGGCTCAAA CGATGGACCAGGCCTCCTGAGCCATGATCGAGAACTTCAATGCCAAATATGTCTCCCTGCATGTCCGGAAGAGTAACCGGGCAGCTCTGCACCTCTATTCCAACACGCTTAACTTTCAGATCAGCGAAGTGGAGCCCAAATACTACGCTGACGGGGAAGATGCATACGCCATGAAGCGGGACCTTACCCAGATGGCCGGTGAGCTGAGGCGGCACCTGGAGCTGAAGGAGAAGGGCAGGCATGTGGTGCTGGGCTCCATCGAGAACAAGGTGGAAGGCAAGGGCAGCTCGCTTCCGAGCTCAGGGGAGGCCTGTTGGGAGGAAAAGGGCCTGGTTGCGGAGGACAGCGGTGGTGACAGCAAGGACCTCAGTGAGGTCAGCGAGACCACAGAGAGCACCGATGTCAAGGACAGCTCAGAGGCCTCTGACTCGGCTTCCTAG